From Jeotgalibaca dankookensis, one genomic window encodes:
- a CDS encoding PTS sugar transporter subunit IIA, with protein sequence MFNFFKKKQKEETKTAEKKNLYAPVNGRVISVTEVADPVFSQKMMGDGYAVIPEDGQIYSPVDGKVMSVFPTKHAVGIQMDNGIEILLHMGLDTVELNGKPFETHVSEGDVLSATTLVATCDLEALAEAGKDNAMVVVITNMDKVESFDLTASGNVEAHSVVGTVVKN encoded by the coding sequence ATGTTCAATTTTTTCAAGAAGAAACAAAAAGAAGAAACTAAAACAGCTGAAAAGAAAAATTTATATGCACCCGTAAACGGTCGTGTTATTTCAGTTACTGAAGTAGCAGATCCTGTTTTTTCACAAAAAATGATGGGAGATGGCTATGCGGTTATACCAGAGGATGGGCAAATTTACTCACCAGTAGATGGTAAAGTGATGAGTGTCTTTCCAACTAAGCATGCTGTAGGGATTCAAATGGACAATGGAATTGAAATATTACTCCATATGGGATTGGATACAGTAGAGTTGAATGGTAAACCTTTTGAAACGCACGTGAGTGAGGGCGATGTCTTATCAGCAACAACACTCGTAGCAACTTGTGATTTGGAAGCATTGGCAGAAGCCGGTAAAGATAACGCGATGGTAGTTGTTATCACGAACATGGATAAAGTCGAAAGTTTTGATCTGACTGCGAGCGGCAACGTAGAAGCTCACAGTGTCGTTGGAACGGTCGTAAAAAATTAA